The DNA segment CGCCACGCCTATTGTGCCACCCGACTCACGACCGGGAGCACGATCCTCGACGCATGGCGCGCCGAGCGATGGATGCGCTGCGTCGCCACGGTGAAGTCGCTGGCCTTCGCCTCGAAGATGTTCGGGACGAACTTTTGCGGATTGCGGTCGATGAGGGGGAACCAGGTGCTTTGCACCTGTACCATCACCCGATGCCCCTTCCTGAACGTGTAGGCTTGCGTGTGGAGGTCGACGGTGAACTCCGTCACCGTGTTCGGCGTGATGGGCGACGGGCGCTCGAAGCTCTGGCGGAAGCGCCCGCGGAACACCTCGTTGGCCACCATGAACTGGTAGCCGTTCATTCGCAGCGGCGACATGCCCGTGTCGGGGTAGACGTCGATCAGCTTCACGATCCAGTCGGCGTCGCTGCCGGTGGTGGCGGCGTGGAGGGTCACGCTGATGTCCCCGGCGATGGTGACGTCGTCGTCGAGGACGCCGGTGTCGTAGCTGAGGACGTCCGGGCGGTTGTGGACGAAGCGCTGGTCCTCCGTGAGCCAGGTGGACCAGCCGGAGCCGCGGGGGTCGTAGGTGGCGGGGATGGGGCGGGCGCGATACGGCACCGGCTTGCCGGGATCCGAGACGTAGCTGTCGAACTCGCGTGCGGCGGACGCGGCCGTCGCGCGCGGCGGCGGCTCGGTGGAGAGGCGCCCCCGCTCCCGGAAGTAGAACGCCCGTGGCGTGACCCCGGCGCGCGGCGGCCACGCGTCGTAGCGCCGCCACGTGTTGCTCCCGGCCTCGAAGACGGTCGCCTCCGCCAGGTGCACCGCACCGCGCTGGTGGAGGTGCTGGGCGAAGAACGGCGCCATGATGGAATCCCGGAAGAACTGCCCCGTGGCCTGCCCGAACTGGATGGGGCCCAACGAGCTTCCGTCGCCTCGCATCCAGCCGCCGTGGTTCCACGGCCCGACGACCAGGAAGTTCTGGCGGCTGGTGTCGCGCCGTTCCAGCTCGCGGTAGATGGTGATGGGGCCGTAGAAATCCTCCTGATCCCACCACCCCGCCACGTTCAGGGTGGGGACGGTGACGCGCGCGAGGTATCCCGTCATGGCCTGCCGCTGCCAGAAGGCATCGTAATTCGGCCGCCGCGCGAAGTCGTTCCACGTCGGGATCCGTCCCTTGAGGATCGAGTCGTTGACGGTCGCGAGCGACCCCAGGCGAAGGTACCAGTCGTAGGTGTCCCAGGTGTCGAAGCGGAACTGCTGCACGTCCTTCCCGCTCTCCATCATGGTGGCGTACTCGAAGCCATAGCTCAGCCGGAACGCCCCGTTGTGATGGAAATCGTCGCCGATCCACATGTCGGCCGGCGACGCCTGCGGCGACACCGCCTTGAGCGCGGGGTGCGGGTCGAGCATCGCCATCGCCGTGAGCCATCCGGGATACGACACCCCGGTCATGCCGACGCGCGGAACGGTGTTGGGCACATTGTGCACGAGCCACTCGATGCTGTCATACGCATCGGTCGACTCGTCGATGGCCCGCGGGTCGCTGCGGTCGCGGCGCGGGGGGCGCTGCATCTCGAACGCCCCCTCGGAGTGGAACTTCCCTCGGATATCCTGGAAGACGAAGACGTAGCCGTCGCGCGCCAGGAAGTCGTAGCTGCGCGCCACGCTCTGCGGACTCGATCCGTCGATCCCGTAGGGGGTGCGGATGAAGATGAACGGGAAGGGGCCCGATCCGGCCGTGGGCGCGAAGATGCGGGTGTACAGCTTCACCCCGTCCCGCATCGGGATCATGGCGTCGGTGCGCGTGAACGCCGAGTCCTGGGCCCCGAGTGGCGCTGCAAGGAAGAGTTGGATCGCCAGGATCAGCCCGAGCACGTGCCGCATCAGTGCCTCCCTCGTTTCGAGTGGTCGCCTTCGCCCCCCGGTTCGCCACGGCGCGCCGGCCGCGCGCCGCGCCCCACGCCCCACGCCCCACGCCAGCGCGCGCGCCGGGCCGCGTGCGCCCGTCGCTGGCTCACGCTCCGCTACCGGGCCGCGACCGCCTGGATCTCGATCTGGTACCCGTAGTGCAGGTCCTTGACCGGGACCACGGCCCTGGCCGGCTTGTGTGCGCCCATGACGCGCGCATACGCGATGTTCACCTCGCCCCAGAGCGAGATGTCGCTCACGTAGATCGTCATCTGGAGCACCTTGTCCAGGCCGCTCCCTGCCGCCTTCAGGATCGCCTCCACGTTGCGCAGGGTCTGCTCCGTCTGCTGTTCCATCGATCCCACGGTGCGGTCGCTGCTCCCGGGGACGATGGGGAGCTGCCCCGCGACATAGACGACGCCGTCGTGCACGATGGCCTGCGAGTAGTGGCCGGCCGGCAGCGGCGCGGCGCTGGTTTCCACGATTTCCATGCCGTGCTCCAGGGTCAGAAGGTGGCGGTACTGGCGGCGCGCACTTCGCCCGTGCAGTCGCCGAAGCCGATGCGAACATATCCCGGTCGCGTGCAATGCCCGCGCAGCGTGACCTCGTCGCCGTCCTCGAGGAAGCGCCGCTCCTCGCCATTCGGGAGCCGCACCGGCTCGCTCCCCCGCCAGGTCAGCTCGAGGAGGCACCCCCGGTTTCCACGTTCCGGACCGGAGATGGTCCCGCTCCCCAGCAGGTCGCCCGGCTGCAGGTTGCACCCGTTGCTGGCGTGGTGGGTGAGGAGTTGCGCCATGGTCCAGTACATGTCGCGCGCGCTCCCGCTCGAGAGCCGCACCGGGGCCTCGCCGGCGGCGTGCATGCGCGCGCTGCGCAACCAGACCTCGACGGTGATGTCGACGCCCCCATGGGCCTGGTCGCCTGCATCCAGGAGGTAGGGGAGCGGCGCGGGGTCCCCGGCCGGTCGCGCATACGCCGGGACGCGAAAGGGCGCCAGGGCCTCGAACGTGACGACCCAGGGGGAGAGCGTCGTGGCGAAGTTCTTGGCGAGGAACGGCCCCAGCGGTTGGTATTCCCACGCCTGGATGTCGCGGGCCGACCAGTCGTTGAGGAGGGCGACCCCGAAGAGTTGCTGCGGTGCCTCGTCGATGGGGATCGTGCCGCCTAACGAGTTGCCCGGGCCGACGAAGACTCCGAGCTCCGCCTCGTAGTCGAGGCGGCGCGTGGGGGCCACCACCGGGGGCGCCCCCCCCTCGCCGCCCAGCTGCCCCACCGGGCGCTTGATCGGCGTCCCGCTGATCACGATCGACGACGTCCGGCCATGATAGCCGATGGGGACCCACTTGTAGTTGGGAAGGAGCGGGTTGTCGGGGCGGAACATCGCCCCCACGTTGGTGGCGTGGTACACCGAGGCGTAGAAGTCGGTGTATCCCGCGATGTCCGCCGGTAGACGCACGTCCGCATCGTGCTGGGCCACCAGCAGCGCCGGCGCGAGGGGCTGGGCCGCCTTCCCGCTCACCGTGTCATCGCGCAGCAGCGCGCTCACCGCGCGTCGCAACGCGGTCCAGGCCGACGGTCCCAACGACATGAGCCCGTTGAGCGACGGGGAGGCACAGGTCGTCGCCGCCCGCGAGGCCTCGCCATCCAGCACTCCATGGGCGTGCGCCGCCGCCACGTCGAGGATCATCGTCCCGATGGCGACCCCCACCCGCCACGGCTCGTCGCTCCCGCGCCGGCGAAAGACCCCGTACGGGAGGTTCTGCACGGGAAAGTCGCTCACGCCATCGTTGGCGCTGGCGACCCAGGAGCGCAGGTGTGGTGCATGCGTCTCGTTGAGCATGAGTCAGCGGTCGTACAGGGTGTCGAGATCGTCCAGCGGCTCGCGGAACGAGCAGCTGCCGAACGCAAGGGCGAAATGTTCCCGTGTCGCGGTCAGCGCCGCGGCCGACGCCCGCCCTCCTTCCCACCGGATCTCCTCGTCCGTGATACCGAGCATCGCGCGGTTGCGCCCCTCCAGCGTGTTCACCAGCACCTCCACCGGAGCACCGTCGCGCGCCTGCGCGGCCGCGAGGAAGACGTTCAGGTAACCGAACATCGTCCCGCGGGGGCTGAGCGGCTCGTAGGTGAGCCGATACTCCCCGCGCAACGGGTGGTGAAGCCCGGCCGTCGCCTTGAAGGGGACACCCGCGTCGGCCGCGGCGCGAAGGAAGCGGGCGACGTCACGCGCCGCAGGAAAGGCGTCGCCGGTCACGCCCCCGGTCCGGATCTTGGCGCGGCCGCCGATGTCGCGCACGGCGGCCATCAGCGGGGGGAGCTCGACCGTGACCGGGAGCTCCACGAAGTGCTGCAATCCGTCGAACACGCCGGCGAGCGCGCGCACCTGCTCGACCGTTGCGGCCCGCGTCTCGACGCAATCGACGACCGCATGCCCCGCATGCCCCGCATGCCCCGCATGTCTCGCGTTGAAGCCGTCGATCCTCGATGCGTTGGCGGCGAAATCGTCCCCGACGAGTACGCTCAGGCGCCACGCGCCAGCGCGCAATCCCGCTGTCGTCCAGGACGGGGCCGCCACGTCGGCGAGCTCATCGAGCCGCGCCACGGGGACGACCAGGCGGCCGAGCGCCCAGCCATCGGGACCATCGCGATAGGCGCGGTAGTTCGCGACGACCGTCGAGAGATCGAGCGACGCCGGCGGAAAGAGCCCGGCGTAGTCGATCGCCCCCGTGAGGAGCGCGCGCATGGAGGGGTGCGCGAGCATCGCCTCGCCCGCGGTCATCGCCGCGCCAGCGACTGGCCGGCGGACCGCGTCCCGCGTCCCCCCGGCTTTCCCCGCTTGGAGACCTTTCCCCGCGTCGTCGCCTCGGACCGCGTCGTCCC comes from the Gemmatimonadetes bacterium SCN 70-22 genome and includes:
- a CDS encoding fumarylacetoacetase gives rise to the protein MLNETHAPHLRSWVASANDGVSDFPVQNLPYGVFRRRGSDEPWRVGVAIGTMILDVAAAHAHGVLDGEASRAATTCASPSLNGLMSLGPSAWTALRRAVSALLRDDTVSGKAAQPLAPALLVAQHDADVRLPADIAGYTDFYASVYHATNVGAMFRPDNPLLPNYKWVPIGYHGRTSSIVISGTPIKRPVGQLGGEGGAPPVVAPTRRLDYEAELGVFVGPGNSLGGTIPIDEAPQQLFGVALLNDWSARDIQAWEYQPLGPFLAKNFATTLSPWVVTFEALAPFRVPAYARPAGDPAPLPYLLDAGDQAHGGVDITVEVWLRSARMHAAGEAPVRLSSGSARDMYWTMAQLLTHHASNGCNLQPGDLLGSGTISGPERGNRGCLLELTWRGSEPVRLPNGEERRFLEDGDEVTLRGHCTRPGYVRIGFGDCTGEVRAASTATF
- a CDS encoding X-Pro dipeptidyl-peptidase, which produces MRHVLGLILAIQLFLAAPLGAQDSAFTRTDAMIPMRDGVKLYTRIFAPTAGSGPFPFIFIRTPYGIDGSSPQSVARSYDFLARDGYVFVFQDIRGKFHSEGAFEMQRPPRRDRSDPRAIDESTDAYDSIEWLVHNVPNTVPRVGMTGVSYPGWLTAMAMLDPHPALKAVSPQASPADMWIGDDFHHNGAFRLSYGFEYATMMESGKDVQQFRFDTWDTYDWYLRLGSLATVNDSILKGRIPTWNDFARRPNYDAFWQRQAMTGYLARVTVPTLNVAGWWDQEDFYGPITIYRELERRDTSRQNFLVVGPWNHGGWMRGDGSSLGPIQFGQATGQFFRDSIMAPFFAQHLHQRGAVHLAEATVFEAGSNTWRRYDAWPPRAGVTPRAFYFRERGRLSTEPPPRATAASAAREFDSYVSDPGKPVPYRARPIPATYDPRGSGWSTWLTEDQRFVHNRPDVLSYDTGVLDDDVTIAGDISVTLHAATTGSDADWIVKLIDVYPDTGMSPLRMNGYQFMVANEVFRGRFRQSFERPSPITPNTVTEFTVDLHTQAYTFRKGHRVMVQVQSTWFPLIDRNPQKFVPNIFEAKASDFTVATQRIHRSARHASRIVLPVVSRVAQ
- a CDS encoding enamine deaminase RidA encodes the protein MEIVETSAAPLPAGHYSQAIVHDGVVYVAGQLPIVPGSSDRTVGSMEQQTEQTLRNVEAILKAAGSGLDKVLQMTIYVSDISLWGEVNIAYARVMGAHKPARAVVPVKDLHYGYQIEIQAVAAR